Sequence from the Malaciobacter pacificus genome:
TCCTGAGTTATATCCAACTTCAAGATTAGTTGCAACAATTACAGGTGTTGAGCCACAACAAAATAAAGCAATTGTTGGTAAAAATGCATTTGCACATGAAAGTGGTATTCATCAAGATGGTGTATTAAAACATCAAGAAACATATGAAATTATGAGACCTGAAGATGTAGGTGTATTTAAAGACTCTACATTAATCTTAGGAAAACATAGTGGAAGAGCAGCATTTAAAGATAAAATTGCTCATTTAGGATTTGATAAAGTTAGTGATGCTGAATTAAACTCTGCATTTGAAAGATTTAAAATCTTAGCTGATAAGAAAAAAGAGATTACTGATGATGATGTAAGAATGTTAATTACAGATGAAGCTTTAAACTCTGGAAAAACTTATGAGCTAGTTGGATTACAGATTTCTGATTGTTCAAATGGTATGCCAATGGCGGCAGTTTCTATTAAAAAAGATAATGAAGTTATTCAAGATGCGGCAATTGGTGATGGTACAATGGATGCCATCTTTAAAACTATAGATAGATTAACAGGAATTAGCGGTGAACTAAATGACTATAAAGTAATTTCTGTAACTGAAGGAAAAGATGCATTAGCTAAAGTTACTACAAGAGTAACATTTGATGAAAATGCTCCATCATTTGTAGGTCATGGATTAAGTATTGATACTATGTTAGCAACTGCGAAAGCTTACTTAGGATCTGTTAATTCATACCTTTCTCAAAAAGAGAGACTTTCTAAAAAAACAGAACACCAAGTATAATACTTAAATAGCTCCTTTGAGCTATTTAATAGCTGCAATTTAAACTACACAAGGAGACTTCAATTTGCTACAATTCTATTTCTTTTTAAAATTATTAAAAGAATCATTTAGGGATTTAATCCCAATTATAATCGTTATTTTATTTTTCCAACTTGCAATTATTCAAGCTGTCCCAGATGGATGGGTTAGTACTGCAATTGGATTAGGTATTGTTGGTGTTGGTTTAGCTATATTTTTACAAGGTTTAGAAATAGGAGTTTTCCCTGTAGGAGAGGGATTAGCTCGTGATTTTGCTAAATCAGGCTGGACTGCATGGATATTAATTTTTGGATTTTTAATAGGTTTTGGTACTACAATTGCAGAACCAGCACTTGCTGTTATTGCAGATAAAGCAGCATCCATTTCAAGTGGTCGTATTGATGCTACATGGTTAAGAATAGTTGTTGCTTTATCAGTTGGTTTTGCTATTTTATTAGGTGTTTTTAGAATTATTAAGGGTCATCCTATACACTATTATATTATTGCAGGATATATTTTAGTTGTAGGAGTTACTTTTTTTGCACCTCAAGAAATTATAGGTCTTGCATATGATTTAGGGGGAGTTACAACTTCAACTGTAACAGTTCCTTTAGTTGCAGCTCTTGGTATAGGTTTAGCTTCTTCAATAAAAGGAAGAAATCCTGTTATTGATGGCTTTGGACTTATCGCTTTTGCTTCTCTAACTCCTATGATTTTTGTACAAATTTATGGAATAGCAGTTTATAATTTGGTTGATGCAAAAGATGTTGCTGAAGTAGTAGTTCAAGCAACTGTTTCAACTACAGCAGCGATAACTCCACAATCACTTTTAATGGGTATTTATAATGTTGCAAAAGATGTACTGCCTATTATTTTAATTATTTTATTCTTTCAATATGTTGTTGTTAAAAAGCCAATAGAAAATATTAAAACAGTATTTTTTGGATTTTTTTTAGTAATTTTAGGACTTGATGCATTTATTCTTGGTTTAGAAATGGGTCTTTTCTCACTTGGTGAGACAATGGCTTACCAACTTACAAAATCATCTTCTGTTATGATGATTTATGCATTCGCTTTTGCAATTGGTTTTTCTACTACTATGGCAGAGCCAGCACTTATGGCAATTGCTAAAAAAGCTAAAGAGATTAGTGATGGTAAGATAAATGATTTTGCTTTAAGACTTTTTGTAGCTGCTGGTGTTGCAATTGGTATTGCTTTAGGTGCATTTAGAATTGTTGATGGTGGGCATATTCACTACTATATTATTGTTGGATATATTGTTGTTATAGTATTAACTTTTATTGCTCCAAAATATATTATTCCAATTGCATATGATAGTGGTGGAGTTACAACTTCAACTGTAACAGTTCCTTTAGTTGCAGCCCTTGGTATTGGACTTGCTACAAATATTGAAGGAAGAAGTCCTTTAATTGATGGATTTGGTCTTATTGCCTTTGCTTCACTTTTCCCTATGATTACAGTTATGTTATATGGAATAATAACAGAAAA
This genomic interval carries:
- a CDS encoding DUF1538 domain-containing protein, with translation MLQFYFFLKLLKESFRDLIPIIIVILFFQLAIIQAVPDGWVSTAIGLGIVGVGLAIFLQGLEIGVFPVGEGLARDFAKSGWTAWILIFGFLIGFGTTIAEPALAVIADKAASISSGRIDATWLRIVVALSVGFAILLGVFRIIKGHPIHYYIIAGYILVVGVTFFAPQEIIGLAYDLGGVTTSTVTVPLVAALGIGLASSIKGRNPVIDGFGLIAFASLTPMIFVQIYGIAVYNLVDAKDVAEVVVQATVSTTAAITPQSLLMGIYNVAKDVLPIILIILFFQYVVVKKPIENIKTVFFGFFLVILGLDAFILGLEMGLFSLGETMAYQLTKSSSVMMIYAFAFAIGFSTTMAEPALMAIAKKAKEISDGKINDFALRLFVAAGVAIGIALGAFRIVDGGHIHYYIIVGYIVVIVLTFIAPKYIIPIAYDSGGVTTSTVTVPLVAALGIGLATNIEGRSPLIDGFGLIAFASLFPMITVMLYGIITEKLGVKSDTQIEKEELLHDTLSDAENMDLSTVNIDGSKVRHSLSLQFSAVVIIVPEDKRDEAIQAAHSAGASGVTVLNAHGIGLEGIANFYRTSFEATDVMLLFLLPQHMVNDVIKSIIHSLHITTTGKGIAFAFPLSHMKGISLTKEDIFKDKAYEVDINKKSENNLAQNSKS